One Candidatus Hydrogenedentota bacterium genomic region harbors:
- a CDS encoding archease — MLDYKVQAQRGIMNYRFLEHTADARVECTGATFAELLEAAALALYAVAFRRMEDRSEDRRLISIAAEKPEDVLVRWLQELIYLMEAEHFAVTRFRFMHADANRVEAEVQGYRYRAEDREDEVKAATYHGMKVEQQETGWRAEAIFDL; from the coding sequence ATGCTAGATTACAAGGTGCAGGCGCAGCGAGGGATCATGAACTACCGGTTTCTGGAACACACCGCTGACGCGCGCGTGGAATGTACGGGCGCTACGTTCGCGGAACTGCTCGAGGCGGCCGCGCTCGCCTTGTACGCGGTCGCGTTCAGGCGCATGGAAGATAGGAGCGAGGACCGGCGTTTGATCAGTATAGCGGCCGAGAAACCCGAGGACGTGCTGGTGCGTTGGCTCCAGGAGCTCATTTACCTCATGGAAGCCGAGCACTTTGCAGTCACGCGGTTCCGCTTCATGCACGCGGATGCGAATCGCGTCGAGGCAGAAGTACAAGGGTACCGATACCGGGCGGAAGATCGCGAAGACGAGGTCAAGGCCGCCACGTACCACGGAATGAAAGTGGAGCAGCAGGAAACGGGGTGGCGCGCGGAAGCCATATTCGACCTCTAA
- a CDS encoding radical SAM protein, which yields MKKRTLQVVYILCSTYDNEGYPLRFFRGILPSNTLNCLRSLTMDVARSGALGPGVNVQVSIYDDTVEPIPVRRIARKRRNRNTELLVGLVGVQSNQFVRATDLAAQFRASGVPVVVGGFHVSGMLAMFDEITPDPQRLLDMGVSLFQGEAEAPDALAGLLRDALARELKPIYRQTEFPALTHAGAPEPDLAYLEHFKCSTMGTLDTSRGCPFGCSFCTVINVQGRRLRSRSADCILKSIRMSYERGINMWFFTDDNLARSPVWEELFDGVAAMRQQGMDITFMMQVDTRAYAIPRFVEKAQRAGCYMVFVGMESVNPKNIEAMDKRQNDVEDYAHMVEVWHKAEALVHVGYIIGLPDDTRASVRRDIETLMNEVKVDEASFFMFTPLPGSADHKRMVDQRIPIDADLNNFDSLHETFRHPRMAHGEWTQAYQDAWEAFYSKENLINVLLRTPRVRYWQMLWIGMWYRYATLEGSHPMFTGLVRRRERKARRATFPRESVSRFLWRCVRETLWTFRTYAQIFLEFQEIWMLTRKPDDPKWATLAELRAKLPRLQDRLRETNLKGRYDVAAQEIRVTLASAAERLQQLSESSRAQSRRVSKRLAKQADEIRQYLQSFDVQMPTWRTIADAERYVADSLVKRYEELAISYVARRRKFNAYRKDVIARFKSWRFLTLNILLLPRLIIVELLLGARFMFSFITHA from the coding sequence ATGAAAAAGCGGACCTTACAGGTTGTATATATTCTTTGTTCGACCTACGACAACGAGGGCTATCCTCTGCGGTTTTTCCGCGGGATTCTGCCGTCAAACACGCTGAATTGTCTGCGTTCACTGACGATGGACGTGGCCCGCAGCGGAGCTCTTGGTCCCGGCGTGAACGTCCAGGTATCCATCTACGACGACACGGTCGAACCCATACCCGTGCGGAGAATCGCCCGGAAGCGCCGCAATCGCAACACGGAGCTCCTCGTCGGGCTGGTGGGCGTGCAGTCCAATCAGTTCGTGCGAGCGACCGACCTCGCGGCGCAGTTCCGCGCTTCAGGGGTGCCCGTGGTCGTGGGCGGTTTTCATGTCAGCGGCATGCTCGCCATGTTCGACGAAATCACGCCGGACCCGCAGCGCCTGCTCGATATGGGCGTGTCGCTGTTCCAAGGCGAAGCGGAAGCCCCGGACGCGCTGGCCGGCCTCTTGCGCGACGCGCTGGCGCGCGAATTGAAACCCATTTACCGCCAGACAGAGTTTCCCGCATTGACGCATGCGGGCGCCCCCGAGCCCGATTTGGCGTATCTCGAGCATTTCAAATGCAGCACGATGGGCACGCTCGATACGAGCCGGGGATGCCCCTTTGGATGTTCGTTCTGCACGGTGATCAACGTCCAGGGGCGCCGGTTGCGGAGCCGTTCCGCGGACTGCATCCTCAAATCAATCCGCATGAGCTACGAGCGCGGGATCAACATGTGGTTCTTCACCGACGACAACCTGGCACGGAGCCCGGTGTGGGAAGAGCTGTTCGACGGTGTCGCCGCAATGCGCCAACAGGGCATGGACATCACGTTCATGATGCAGGTGGATACCCGCGCCTACGCCATCCCCCGGTTCGTCGAAAAGGCCCAGCGAGCGGGGTGCTACATGGTCTTCGTGGGGATGGAGAGCGTCAATCCCAAAAACATCGAGGCCATGGACAAGCGCCAGAACGACGTCGAGGATTACGCGCACATGGTCGAGGTCTGGCACAAGGCCGAAGCTCTCGTCCACGTGGGCTATATCATCGGCTTGCCCGATGACACGCGTGCGTCCGTCCGGCGAGACATCGAAACACTGATGAACGAGGTCAAGGTCGACGAGGCGTCGTTTTTTATGTTCACGCCCCTGCCCGGTTCGGCCGACCACAAGCGCATGGTGGACCAGCGCATTCCCATCGACGCGGACCTCAACAATTTCGACAGCCTTCACGAGACGTTCCGGCATCCCAGGATGGCGCACGGAGAATGGACGCAGGCGTATCAGGACGCGTGGGAGGCCTTTTACAGCAAAGAGAACCTGATCAATGTGCTGCTCCGCACGCCGCGGGTACGGTATTGGCAGATGCTGTGGATCGGCATGTGGTACCGCTATGCCACGCTGGAGGGCAGCCATCCCATGTTCACCGGCCTCGTGAGGCGGCGCGAACGCAAGGCGCGCCGGGCTACATTCCCGCGCGAGAGCGTTTCGCGTTTTCTGTGGCGGTGCGTGAGAGAAACCCTCTGGACGTTCCGCACCTATGCGCAGATATTCCTCGAGTTCCAGGAAATCTGGATGCTCACGCGGAAACCCGACGATCCCAAATGGGCAACCCTGGCCGAGTTGCGGGCGAAGTTGCCCCGCCTGCAGGACCGCCTCAGGGAAACCAATCTCAAAGGCCGTTACGACGTGGCAGCACAAGAGATCCGCGTTACGCTCGCGTCCGCCGCCGAACGCCTGCAACAACTGAGCGAAAGCAGCCGCGCGCAAAGCCGCCGCGTGAGCAAGCGCCTGGCAAAACAGGCCGACGAAATCCGCCAGTACCTGCAGAGCTTTGACGTCCAGATGCCCACATGGCGCACCATCGCGGATGCCGAACGGTACGTGGCCGATTCGCTCGTGAAGCGATATGAGGAGTTGGCGATCAGCTACGTGGCCCGCCGCCGGAAGTTCAATGCCTACCGGAAAGACGTTATCGCCCGTTTCAAGTCCTGGCGGTTCCTCACGCTCAACATACTCCTGTTGCCTCGCCTGATAATCGTCGAATTGCTGCTGGGTGCGCGTTTTATGTTCAGCTTCATCACCCACGCGTAG